CCGACAAGATCGACATCGTCGGTTTCGAGATGAGGAGGAGCGATTCGCCCCAGATCACGCGCGAGGTGCAGGAGCAGGTCCTTTCCCTCATCCTGAAGGGGGCCCCGCTTTCCGAGGTGAAGGCCTTCCTCGGCAACGTGATCCGGACGTACCGCCGCGGCGGTTATTCCCTCGACGAGGCCGGGATCCCGGGCGGCATCGGGAAAGCGCTGGAAGATTACGAGACGAAAGACGCGCATATCAGGGGTGCGGTCTACTCGAACACCTATCTCGGCACCGACTTTAAGAGAGGGAGCAAGCCAAAGAGGATCTATATCAGGTCGGTGACGGCGAAGTACCCCCAGACCGACGTGATGGACTTCGAGTACGCCGATCAGGTGCCGCCCGAGTTTGTGGTGGACTGGGAGACGATGCTCGAGAAGACGATCAAGCAACCGATCGAACGGATCATCGAACCCCTGGGATGGACCTGGACGGACGTCGACCCTTCCAGGACAACCCTCTTCGACTTTGCGTGAAGTGCCGACCGCCGGGAATCTGAAGTGCGACCTATAGGCGGTTTACAGTGGGGGTGCGGCGCCATCATGGAAACCAGGGATGGCACGCCCCCACAAAACGAGGGGAGACGGGACGGACACACAATGAAAAGGTTCAGACTTTCAGGGCGGACGATGCCCTGCAACCCACTATAATCGCTTAATTCCGTCTTTTATTCTTTTTGTTGGCTGCGATCTTCTCTTTTGACGTCAGGGGAGCGTTCTTGACCACGGGTTCTGTCTTTTCGGCTCCTGCCGGTGATTTTACATCCGTACTTTCCGTTTTGGGACTCTTACCCTTTGGACTGCTCTGACCTTTCATAATGTGTCCAATGGTGTTGAAGTGTATATATTCTCCTGTCGGATACGTAATCAAGCGCCGAAAAAAGATCTATTTAAAAAAATACGCGACGAGATCCGGATACGCCCCGAACCTTCTTCGGCCAGGCATCGGCCCTGCCCCGAGACGGGATATGTGCAGTGCCGTCTCCTGGAGCAGGAGGAGATTTATCCCGGGATTAGCCCGAACATTTGGTACGGTTCAGATAAATGTCAGTGCTTTTTTCCTTTCTTCATTTTTGCGGCGTATTTGTCCTTGAGCGAGTCGATCTTCTCCTTTGAGAGGGTCTCTTCGGCCTTTGACTTTGCCGGTGATGAGGCGTCCTGACCTTCCGTTGCCTTGTGCCCTTTTGTCTTCTGTTCGCCCTGTTTTTTCATAATGGTAGACTGTGACCTCGGGGCGTATATATTTGCCCGATATTTCGCTGCTTTTTTCATTGGACAGGGCATCGGGTACATCGAGCGCACACCCGGGCCTTCTTTCTGAGTCCGTCCTGACGTTCCCGGCCACCGTCCCGCGGCACACACCCGCCACTTCTGTTCGGAGAGCAGATGCACCGTACCTTTCCGGATGACGCCATCCGCCACAACCCGACGACGAGGCGGGCGGTCACATGACCATTCCCATCGGCCGGTTTTATCCTGCCGGAGGCCCCATCGGAGTGCGGGCACCCCCCTCCATACCCGGATCCTCGGGACCGCAGGGGCCGCGAGGGAGTACCTTTTGTGCGCCAGTCGGCACTCACCTGCCCATTTACCTCATCATGCCCGATCACTCTTTGCGGGTCTCTCGGCCCCTCTTCTGCCCAAAAAATCCTGATTTTTCTTGCGATTAGAGAAAATCCCTCTCTTGTTCATTCCGAAATTCTCAAAACACCTGAGGAAAACCTATGATAGTTACCAGATGACCATAGAAGTCCTGATTATTCTGCTGTACCTCGCCTCGATGCTTGCCATCGGCTTTATTGTCCAGCGCCGGGGAGGCGTCGAGACGTCCAAGGGGTACCTGGTCGCCAACAGAAACGTGGGCCCTGTTCTTATCGGGGGGACACTTTTTGCCACGTTCTGGGGCGGCGGCACCCTCCTCGGGGGTGCCGGTGCGGCCTATGGGGGTCACATGCTTGCCACCATCGCGGACCCGTGGGCCTCGGGCATCACGCTCCTGCTGATGGCGATATTCTTCGTGACGATCCTGCGGAAGATGAAGATCGCGTCCCTCGGTGAGATGTATTACCTGCGGTACGGGTCGAAAGGGGCACTTGTCGCCTCCATCCTCTCCCTTCCCACCCTCATCTTCTGGACCTCGGTGCAGATCCTCGCCATCAGCAAGATCCTCAACGTCCTTGTCGGCATTCCCGGCGTCGAGAGTGCCATCATCGCGGGGCTGATCGTGATTGTCTATACCTACCTCGGGGGCATGCTCGCCGTCATCATCACCGACAATATCCAGATGGTCCTCATCCTGCTCGGTCTCGCCGTCCTCATACCGACAGGGATCACGTACGTCGGCGGCTTCGATGTCATCGCCGCCAACACGCCGACGGACTTCTGGTCGATCCTCCCGAGCGACAACTCCCCGAGCGGGATCGGGTGGACGGTCACCGGTATCATGGCCTGGTTTGCGGCATGGTGCGGCATGGGTCTTGGCAGCCTTGCGTCCCTGGACATCTCACAGCGTGTCTTCTGTGCCCGTGACGACCAGGCCGCACGGCAGGGCCTTCTCCTCGGCACCGGACTGTACTGGGTCGCCGGCCTCGGCCCGATCTTCCTCGGCCTTCTTGGCATCGTGATGATCAACACCGGCATGATCGACAGCGCCATCCTTGCCGAAGACCCCGAACTGATCGTGCCCTTCCTGGCAAAGACCCTCCTCTCCCCCTGGATGATGGCCCTCTTCATCGGTTCCCTGATGGCGGCGATCATGTCAACGGCGAGTTCCGCAATCTTCGCGTCCGCGGCCGTGATCTCGACCAACTTCGTCCACGGTGCGGTCTCCGACCACATCAGGGACGAAAAGGCGGTGCTGCGCTTCACCCGTTTCCTCGTCGTCGCCATCGGTATCTTCTGCATCGGGATCAGTTTCTGTGCGCCCGGCCTCTACGACCTGATGATCTTCGGGTTCACCCTGCTCTTCGCCTGCCTCTTCTGGGCCGTCGTCTGCGGTCTCTTCTGGAAGAGAGCGAACGCACCCGGCGCCATCGCCTCGATGCTTGGCGGCCTTGTCACGACGGTCCTCGGGATCGTCGTCCTCTCGATACAGCAGGGGGCGCCGACTGTTGTCCCGCCCGACAACGAGTGGACGGTCTTCTTCACCTTCGGGCCAACGGTCGTCGCCGGCATCGCCATGTATGTCGTATCCATGCTGACGCAGGAGACGTACCCGCCTGTCCCGCTGAAGGACACGGACGGGAATGTTCTCAAGTGGCCTGACCTGGAGACAGGATCCGGAGGAATAGTAAAAGAACAGGGGCATCCTGCCGTGCTCGCCTCGCCGGTGAGCACCGAGGACGATTGAGGGGGGTTTCCCTCCTTCTTTATCTCTTCTTTTTCTGCCTTACGTCGTCTCGTCCTCCGGACTCTGGTCGAGGAAATAGATGTCGGCCTTCCCGTTCCTGAGGTCAGTCCAGACAATCCGGTCCTCGTATATCGCGGGCCACAGGTGCTCTGCCGCGTCTGTGGTGGGGCGGTATTCGACCCGGGTCCAGATATCGTACCGGACGATATCTTTTCTTCCCTTGCGGGTCTCCATCCAGACGATACTCTCGTCCGAGACCGCCGGCCAGGACTGGGGTATGTCGTCCGCGGTGACCTGCCTCTCTTCGCCGGTCAGGAAGTCGTACATGTAGATGTCGGCGTTCCCGTTCCTCTCGTCTGTCCAGACGACATAGTTCTCATAGATTGCAGGCCCGTACTGCTCGGCCTCCTCGGTGGTGATCTGCCGCTCTTCACCCTTATCGAGGTCGTACATGTAGATGTCGGCGTTCCCGTTCCTCCTGTCTGTCCAGACGATCCGATCCTCGGAGATGTCAGGGCCGTACTGGTCCTCTTCCTCGTCGGTGATCTCTCTCCTCTCCGCCGTTTCGAGATCGTAGAAGAATATGTCGGCATTGCCGTTGCCGAGGTCAGTCCAGACGACCCGGTACCCGTCGATTGCGGGGTCACCCTGCGGTGCGGCGTCATCTGTGACCTGTAACTCTTTCCCGGCCTTGATATTGTAGAGATAGATGTCGGTGTTCCAGTTGTAGTCGTTCCCGTTCCTGCGGTCTGTCCAGACGACCCTGTTCCCCGAGATCGCAGGGTCGAACTGGTCTGCCGTGTCTTTGGTGATCTGCTTCTCCCTCCCTGTCGTGAGGTCATAATAGTATATGTCGGCGTTTCCGTTCTGGTAATCTGTCCAGACGATCCCGTCTCCGTCGATATCAGGGAGGATCTGATACTCTCTATCGTCGGTGATCCTGACCTCGTCGCCGGCGGCGACGGCAGGGGCGACCATCGCGGCGACGAGGAGCAGCACCAGCAGGTGCGGGGCATAGTCTATCGGCATGATCATCTTCTCCTTGGGTGCGTGACGCGGGTCGGGCCTGTGGATCTGCCGGTGCCGGGAACGATGGCACTCTTATTCGGGCATGCGGCAGATACGATATCTTCTTCAGTCCGTCCCCCTCACGGATGATGTGCCCTATTGCAGGAGAGTATTATAAATGTATCTTTATGAAAATTAGTGGATGCCGGGGTCTCCTTGCCCGGTGATCTGCTGTCACTCCTTGAGAGAGAAGAGGACCGACGGCAGGGCTTCTGCCCAGCGGGAGAGCTGACTCCAGTCCCGTGCGTCGCCGGGGACGGCGCCGGCCATCTTCATGATGTCGAGGTCGGCCCTGCTCATCCCCTCGGGCTCGAATTTCCCGGCGAAGAGGCCTTCGACCTGCGGCCTGACATAGATCCTGACCTCGGTCATCGAGGCCGACGCCGACCTCCGGATCATGTCTGTCTCGTCCTTCATCGAGTAGCCGACGGCGAAGACGGCGAGCGGTTTCTCATGCAGTTCGACACTGAACCTCTTGACGAAGTCCACCGCCTCGACGAGCCATTTGCCCATATAGATCGGGCTCCCCGCGACGACCGCCGCATAGGGCGAGAGGTCGGAGACGTCCATCACATTCATGCAGTCAACGGTATAGCCCGCCTTTTCGAGTGTCCGCGCCACCGAATCGGCGATCTCCCGGGTCGAGCCGTACCGGCTCGCATAGGCTACAAGGATCTTCGTGTTCATGGTCTCCTCTATCATATTTCCCCCCTCTCCTGATGTCTCTTTTCCAGGTTGGCCTTCTCCGCCACATGGACCTCTGCCATCTGGTGGGGGTGGTAGCGGAGTTTTGCCTCTCGCAGGCCCGGCACGCCGACGTCTGACTCGCGGTTGATGTAGGTATGGTCCGTGGCAAGCACGTGGGCTGCCTCCTGGTTCACGGCCTTGTACACCCCTTCGCAGTCTGGCAGCCCTTTCTCGAAGTGGATGAGGCCCGTGTCGAGGTTGAGGGCGTCGTAGACAGAGATGGCGGCGATCGCCCCGTTCACCCGGATCATCAGGCCGGCGAGGCCGAGGGCGGAGAAGTGGTCCATGGCATAGAGGACTGCCTCCTTCTCCTCGGCCAGCACCGGCGACTCGTCGCAGTGCCGCCACGCACACCATTTTTTCAGGAACTCCCGCACCTCGCCGAGGTTCTCCGGGCCCATCTCGTCGACGACAGGTTCGCAGTTCCGCCTGAACCGGTTGAGGTGGCCGCGGATGGTGAGGTACTTCTTTCCCGGCAAATCGTCGAGGTCTGAGGCGAGGTAGACATAGTCGGCGAAGTCCCGGTCAGACCTGAAAGGGAGACCGGGATAGAGTGCCTTCACCCAGGCCAGGGTCTCCTCATCGAAGACATAATAGGGGGCGGCACAGCCCTCCCTGACGGCGAGGTCGAGGACGTCCTCCAGGGCCGCGGGGCCACGCGGGCCGATCGGCCCCCTGAAGGTCTTCTCCTCTTCGATCACACTCATGATCACGACGCCGTCCCCGACACGGGCATAGGCGTAGTGGGCATAGTGGTTCCAGCACATCATGGTCACGAAACTCATGTCCGAGTGCTGCTGCGGGTACCTCGCATAGAGATCGAGGAAGAAGGCCCTGTCCTCCAGGGCCAGAGGTGTGAAGTCATCGAGTGTGAGCATGGTTCTCTCCGAGGAGCATCGGCACGTGTCCCTTCATCGGGGCGAAGCCGTGCCTTTCATAGAAAGGTATGGTCCCTGGCTGTGCGACAAGGCCGATCCAGGAGATCCCCTTCTCCCTGCAGAAGGAAACAAGTCTTTCGACGATGGCGTCGCCGATCCCCCGGCGCCTGTATGCGGGGAGGACGACGATGTCCTGGAGATAGGCATCCGAGCACCCATCAGAGATCGCCCGGCCCATGCCGACGGTGCGGTCGCCGTCCGTGGCGACGACAAAGCAGAAACTCCCGGCGATGAGGGGGGCGATGCCGTCGAGCGACCACTCCTCCTGCCACCACCTGCCGGCACGGTACAGGTCGACGATCTCACCGGCGTCCCAGGCGGCGACGACATGGAGGGCGATATCGGGGTCCATGGAGAGGACTGGTCGCCATCCTATAAAGACACAACGAAAAAGATGTGGGTCAGGACCGCCCGGCCTCGCGGCCGAGGGCGAAGGCCTTGAGGTTGAGGTCCAGGAACTTCTGCGGGACGAGGCGCCGGACCGCCTCCTCCAGGCTCTCCACCTTGAGGGGGAGGTGGGGGGCGGCGGCGCCGAGCATGACGACGTTCTGGACGATGAGGTTGCCCGCCTCCGCGGCGAGGCCCGCGGCGTCGACGATGGTCGTCGGGTGGCCTTCGAGGGCGGCGACGAGGTCGTCGCGTGCGGGCATCGGGAGTTTCTGCATGAAGACCGAGGTCGGGACGACGGTGTGGTCGTTCGCGATGATCCTGCCCTCGGGCTTGAGGTAGTGGCGGTACCGCACCGCTTCCATGAGGTCGAGGGCGATCATCAGGTCGGCCCCGCCCGGCGAGATCAGGGGGCCGAAAGTGCCCCCGATACGCACGTGGCTCTCGACGGAACCGCCGCGCTGGGCCATGCCGTGGGTCTCGACGCCCTTGATCGGGACGCCTTCGATGAGGCAGGCCTCGCCGATGATGTTCGAGGCGAGGATCGTGCCCTGCCCGCCGATACCGACGATCAGAAGGTCGTAACTGCTCATTTTCTCCCCTCCTTCACGATGGCCCCGGCAGGACAGATCTCGGCGCAGACCCCGCAGCCTGAGCAGAGTTCGTTGATCTCGGCCTTCCCGTCCGCATCTTTCCCAATGGCCGGACAGCCGAAGCGGAGGCAGGCGCCGCAGGCGGTGCAGGTCTCAGGGTCGACCCTGTAGTGCGCCCGCCGCACGCCGGCACGCCGCGCCGTGATCACGCAGGCCTGCCTGGCGATGATCACCTTCGTGCCCGCACGGGCCTTTGCCGCCTTCAGTGCTTCGAGGGTGGCGGTCAGGTCGTACGGGTCGATGGTCTCGACAAAGGACGCCCCGCAGGCCCGGCAGATCGCTTCGAGGGATATGGGGACGCTTGCCTCGCCCATCGCGGTCTCTCCGGTGTTGGGGTTTGGCTGGTGGCCGGTCATGGCGGTGATCCTGTTGTCCAGGATAACGAGGGTCATGTCCGCACCGTTGTAGACGGCGTTGAGGAGGCCCTGGATGCCGGTGTGGAGGAAGGTCGAGTCGCCGATGGTGGCAACGACCGGCCTCTTCTCGCCCGAGTTTGCGATGCCGCTCCCGATCGTCACCGAGGCGCCCATGCAGATGGTGGTGTCCACGGTGCCGAGCTGGAGGCCGAGGGTGTAGCAGCCGATGTCAGAGGGGAAGATCCCGTCGGGGAAGACCCTCTTCATCGCGTAGAACGTCGCCCGATGTCCGCACCCGGCGCAGAGGATGGGGGGACGCGGCGGGAGGCCCCCGGC
This window of the Methanofollis ethanolicus genome carries:
- a CDS encoding DUF2156 domain-containing protein, coding for MLTLDDFTPLALEDRAFFLDLYARYPQQHSDMSFVTMMCWNHYAHYAYARVGDGVVIMSVIEEEKTFRGPIGPRGPAALEDVLDLAVREGCAAPYYVFDEETLAWVKALYPGLPFRSDRDFADYVYLASDLDDLPGKKYLTIRGHLNRFRRNCEPVVDEMGPENLGEVREFLKKWCAWRHCDESPVLAEEKEAVLYAMDHFSALGLAGLMIRVNGAIAAISVYDALNLDTGLIHFEKGLPDCEGVYKAVNQEAAHVLATDHTYINRESDVGVPGLREAKLRYHPHQMAEVHVAEKANLEKRHQERGEI
- a CDS encoding flavodoxin domain-containing protein — its product is MIEETMNTKILVAYASRYGSTREIADSVARTLEKAGYTVDCMNVMDVSDLSPYAAVVAGSPIYMGKWLVEAVDFVKRFSVELHEKPLAVFAVGYSMKDETDMIRRSASASMTEVRIYVRPQVEGLFAGKFEPEGMSRADLDIMKMAGAVPGDARDWSQLSRWAEALPSVLFSLKE
- a CDS encoding indolepyruvate oxidoreductase subunit beta, whose amino-acid sequence is MSSYDLLIVGIGGQGTILASNIIGEACLIEGVPIKGVETHGMAQRGGSVESHVRIGGTFGPLISPGGADLMIALDLMEAVRYRHYLKPEGRIIANDHTVVPTSVFMQKLPMPARDDLVAALEGHPTTIVDAAGLAAEAGNLIVQNVVMLGAAAPHLPLKVESLEEAVRRLVPQKFLDLNLKAFALGREAGRS
- a CDS encoding GNAT family N-acetyltransferase, whose amino-acid sequence is MDPDIALHVVAAWDAGEIVDLYRAGRWWQEEWSLDGIAPLIAGSFCFVVATDGDRTVGMGRAISDGCSDAYLQDIVVLPAYRRRGIGDAIVERLVSFCREKGISWIGLVAQPGTIPFYERHGFAPMKGHVPMLLGENHAHTR
- a CDS encoding sodium:solute symporter family transporter, with amino-acid sequence MTIEVLIILLYLASMLAIGFIVQRRGGVETSKGYLVANRNVGPVLIGGTLFATFWGGGTLLGGAGAAYGGHMLATIADPWASGITLLLMAIFFVTILRKMKIASLGEMYYLRYGSKGALVASILSLPTLIFWTSVQILAISKILNVLVGIPGVESAIIAGLIVIVYTYLGGMLAVIITDNIQMVLILLGLAVLIPTGITYVGGFDVIAANTPTDFWSILPSDNSPSGIGWTVTGIMAWFAAWCGMGLGSLASLDISQRVFCARDDQAARQGLLLGTGLYWVAGLGPIFLGLLGIVMINTGMIDSAILAEDPELIVPFLAKTLLSPWMMALFIGSLMAAIMSTASSAIFASAAVISTNFVHGAVSDHIRDEKAVLRFTRFLVVAIGIFCIGISFCAPGLYDLMIFGFTLLFACLFWAVVCGLFWKRANAPGAIASMLGGLVTTVLGIVVLSIQQGAPTVVPPDNEWTVFFTFGPTVVAGIAMYVVSMLTQETYPPVPLKDTDGNVLKWPDLETGSGGIVKEQGHPAVLASPVSTEDD